The DNA region tcctccttgCTATCATCATTTGTTGAGCCTATGCCATTTCCATTGCCGCCCTGCGATGCGCAGACAATCGACCTTTTCGAATTGAGTTTGCTGGTTAACGATGGCGATGAAGTGGATGGAAGGCATGAGATTGAGGAGTGTTTTGGATtgggaggaagaagaagaagaaatcgaGGCAGAGGAGTGAACCCTAATAATAGTGTGTTCAACATATATTTCATTGAAGAAAAATTACAGGATTTCTTTCTATTACCACATATCTGAAAAGAgggtataataattaataaatactcaAACTTTATCCTCCATGAAAAAAGTGGCACCATCTCACA from Impatiens glandulifera chromosome 5, dImpGla2.1, whole genome shotgun sequence includes:
- the LOC124940264 gene encoding uncharacterized protein LOC124940264; amino-acid sequence: MKYMLNTLLLGFTPLPRFLLLLPPNPKHSSISCLPSTSSPSLTSKLNSKRSIVCASQGGNGNGIGSTNDDSKEEKEKNRVPAKWLELLIDPDPNNVLAVGLTGLLAWASVQVLWQLFFISFAILVAALKYSFIAAFLLFILVTLL